In Methanobacterium veterum, a single genomic region encodes these proteins:
- the hcp gene encoding hydroxylamine reductase — protein sequence MKKYRCLACEYVYDPKKGDPDNGIDPGTAFEDLPDDWICPVCGVGKDQFEAMEEEEKKEVKKEEQEMFCYQCSQTARGTGCTIQGVCGKSATAARLQDNLLFAIKGISAYLYHARELGYTDPEVDAFMERGFYSTLTNVNIDVPELINLALEAGKMNIKTMRLLKTALIETYGEPTPVQVSTGTKKGKGIVATGHNLKALEEVLKQTEGTGINVYTHSELLPAHGYPKLRKYKHLAGQLGKSWFDQREVFSKYPVAILGTSNCVLPPRDDYKDRMFTTGVARLTGVQHIDGYDFSSLIEKAKSLPELPEEPGDTIYSTGFGASTVLSLAPKIKELVEAGKIRRFFLVGGCDAPLAKSPYYTEFVQKLPKDTVVLTLACGKFRMNQLPLGDIEGIPRLIDIGQCNDAIVGIDIVTALSDLFGLEINELPLTIVLSWMEQKAAAILWSLLYLGIKGIYLGPIAPAWVNEDIMNFLVENYDIKPISTPEKDIKEILG from the coding sequence GTGAAAAAATACCGTTGTTTAGCATGTGAATATGTATATGACCCTAAAAAAGGAGATCCAGATAATGGAATAGACCCTGGAACTGCTTTTGAGGACCTACCAGATGATTGGATATGTCCAGTATGCGGGGTGGGAAAGGATCAGTTTGAAGCAATGGAAGAAGAAGAAAAAAAAGAAGTTAAAAAAGAAGAACAGGAAATGTTCTGCTATCAATGCTCCCAAACAGCGAGAGGAACCGGTTGTACTATACAAGGAGTGTGTGGAAAAAGTGCTACAGCTGCAAGGCTCCAAGATAACTTATTATTTGCAATCAAAGGAATATCCGCCTATCTTTACCATGCCCGAGAACTTGGATATACAGACCCTGAAGTAGATGCATTCATGGAAAGAGGTTTTTACTCAACTCTTACCAATGTCAATATTGACGTTCCAGAGCTAATAAATCTGGCCCTTGAAGCAGGAAAAATGAATATTAAAACAATGCGGCTTCTTAAAACTGCATTAATCGAAACTTATGGAGAACCAACCCCCGTCCAGGTTAGTACCGGGACAAAAAAAGGTAAAGGGATAGTTGCAACCGGCCACAACCTTAAAGCACTAGAAGAAGTGTTAAAACAGACCGAAGGAACTGGAATAAATGTTTATACACATTCAGAACTCCTTCCAGCACATGGATACCCTAAATTAAGGAAATATAAACACCTTGCAGGTCAACTTGGTAAATCCTGGTTTGATCAGAGGGAAGTATTTTCAAAATATCCCGTCGCAATCCTTGGAACATCAAACTGCGTACTGCCTCCAAGAGATGATTATAAAGACAGGATGTTTACTACAGGAGTTGCTAGATTAACTGGCGTGCAGCATATTGATGGTTACGACTTCTCATCACTTATTGAAAAAGCTAAATCATTACCTGAACTCCCAGAGGAACCTGGAGACACAATTTATTCAACCGGATTTGGAGCATCAACAGTCCTTTCACTCGCACCGAAGATTAAAGAACTCGTAGAAGCAGGAAAAATAAGGAGATTCTTCCTGGTTGGAGGATGTGACGCCCCACTTGCAAAATCACCATATTATACCGAATTTGTGCAGAAATTACCTAAGGACACAGTTGTTTTAACCCTTGCCTGCGGCAAATTCAGAATGAACCAGCTGCCTCTCGGAGATATTGAAGGAATTCCGCGTTTAATAGATATAGGGCAATGTAATGATGCAATAGTAGGTATTGACATTGTAACTGCACTTTCAGACCTCTTCGGGCTTGAAATAAATGAACTTCCATTAACCATTGTTTTAAGCTGGATGGAACAGAAAGCAGCAGCAATCCTGTGGAGTTTACTGTACCTTGGAATTAAAGGAATTTATCTGGGCCCAATAGCTCCAGCATGGGTAAATGAAGACATCATGAATTTCCTTGTTGAAAACTACGACATCAAACCAATTAGTACTCCTGAAAAAGATATTAAAGAGATTTTAGGGTAA
- a CDS encoding ferredoxin has protein sequence MAKVELERMMCISCGNCIDICPDFFEFADDGLSHLKALENTEETEEIEVEDPACCTQAEELCPVSIIHVYD, from the coding sequence ATGGCAAAGGTAGAACTGGAAAGGATGATGTGTATATCCTGTGGAAACTGTATTGATATATGCCCCGACTTCTTTGAATTTGCTGATGACGGGCTTTCCCATTTAAAAGCACTGGAAAATACAGAAGAAACTGAAGAAATAGAAGTTGAAGACCCAGCTTGCTGCACACAAGCAGAAGAGCTCTGCCCTGTAAGTATCATACATGTTTATGATTAA
- a CDS encoding PPC domain-containing DNA-binding protein, protein MIISRLKPQENLKKGIINISKQNRIKSGIIICMVGSLNSATLRMANGNYKTFEGPFEIVSAEGTISADGVHVHISISNAEGHVFGGHLGDGCIINTTAEIGILKSDKIFRRVFDPETGYKELIIDD, encoded by the coding sequence ATGATAATCTCAAGACTAAAACCTCAAGAAAACCTTAAAAAAGGCATTATTAACATATCCAAGCAGAATAGAATCAAATCAGGTATTATAATCTGCATGGTCGGCAGTTTAAATTCAGCCACATTAAGAATGGCAAATGGTAATTATAAGACATTTGAAGGGCCATTTGAGATTGTATCAGCTGAAGGTACCATTTCAGCAGACGGCGTCCATGTACACATATCAATTTCAAATGCAGAAGGTCATGTATTTGGAGGCCATTTAGGTGACGGCTGCATAATCAATACCACTGCAGAAATTGGTATCTTAAAATCAGATAAAATTTTTAGAAGAGTATTTGACCCAGAAACAGGTTATAAAGAGTTAATTATTGATGATTAA
- a CDS encoding DUF366 family protein gives MKYKKLEEGLIYDGSPIQPFWAFTEHKVKGSSIVAWIGPLNIEPEELIDYEDVGLEIKADKMMHFIVEHFDRQPADLKTCYHRQRILVMIVKDILSELGINTTREGDDIYFENKKLSISIATCSNSSMKIHFGMNVINKGTPNDVKTIGLYECLEDMDDKKIDGIIDKICESYINEIESIEEDITKTRVF, from the coding sequence ATGAAATATAAAAAGTTAGAAGAAGGATTAATTTATGATGGTAGCCCCATTCAACCATTTTGGGCGTTTACAGAACATAAAGTTAAAGGATCCAGTATTGTAGCATGGATAGGACCCCTAAATATAGAACCAGAAGAACTCATAGACTATGAAGATGTGGGCCTTGAAATAAAAGCTGACAAAATGATGCACTTTATAGTAGAACATTTTGACCGCCAGCCTGCAGACCTGAAGACATGTTACCACAGACAGAGGATACTTGTAATGATAGTTAAAGATATTTTAAGTGAATTAGGTATTAATACAACCCGTGAAGGTGATGACATCTATTTTGAAAACAAAAAACTCAGTATTTCCATAGCAACATGCTCCAACAGCAGCATGAAAATACATTTCGGGATGAATGTTATAAATAAAGGTACTCCTAATGATGTAAAAACCATAGGGCTTTACGAATGCCTGGAAGACATGGATGATAAAAAAATAGATGGCATAATTGATAAAATATGCGAAAGTTATATTAATGAAATTGAATCTATTGAAGAAGATATCACAAAAACCAGAGTATTTTAA
- a CDS encoding CPBP family intramembrane glutamic endopeptidase, producing the protein MYQKSFLNNVYEGKNNWWRYLIVFISLPLITIILTLIFIFIINFNFDIISNQLFTFVLLIISSTVSFLVFYVLIRFIHHKKLISFISTYSKINWIKIIKGAILWLLILCIFTTLSLLLYPTTYNLSFDLNAFGNLLILSLIAFIIRASFEEIFFRGYLMQGMKLLSKKPIVALLVTSILFGIFHFFNTNNINMGICLVLDSFIFGMMVGIITLRENRIETAVGVHISNNVFTTAIINTPTASFGNLPSIFTAQLNPYIGLLMTVMTSLTLIMILFWNRKETFYNIFHIEQKGIINKVKPKN; encoded by the coding sequence ATGTACCAAAAATCATTTTTAAATAACGTATATGAAGGTAAGAATAACTGGTGGCGGTATTTAATCGTATTTATCTCTTTACCATTAATAACAATCATATTAACTTTAATTTTTATATTTATTATAAATTTTAATTTTGATATAATTTCAAATCAGTTATTTACATTTGTATTGTTAATTATCAGTTCTACAGTTTCATTTTTAGTTTTTTATGTTTTAATAAGATTTATTCATCACAAAAAACTCATATCGTTTATCAGCACATATTCCAAAATAAATTGGATAAAAATTATAAAAGGTGCGATTCTTTGGTTGTTAATTCTATGTATTTTTACCACTTTGTCATTACTCTTGTATCCAACAACATATAATCTATCTTTTGATTTAAATGCATTTGGAAACTTGTTAATCTTAAGTTTAATTGCATTTATTATACGAGCTTCTTTTGAAGAAATATTTTTTCGTGGATATTTAATGCAAGGAATGAAATTGCTGTCAAAAAAACCAATTGTAGCCCTTTTAGTTACATCAATTTTATTTGGGATTTTTCATTTTTTTAATACAAATAATATAAATATGGGCATTTGTCTAGTTTTGGATTCATTTATTTTCGGAATGATGGTAGGTATAATAACTTTAAGAGAAAATAGAATTGAAACAGCGGTAGGTGTTCATATTTCAAATAATGTATTTACAACAGCTATAATCAACACTCCTACTGCAAGTTTTGGTAATTTACCATCCATATTTACAGCTCAATTAAATCCATATATAGGTTTATTAATGACTGTTATGACATCTTTAACTTTAATAATGATTTTATTTTGGAATAGGAAGGAAACTTTTTACAATATTTTCCATATAGAACAAAAAGGCATTATTAACAAAGTTAAACCCAAAAATTAG
- a CDS encoding homoserine dehydrogenase: MKDIYNVGLIGFGTIGAGVVETFNRNLNLMEQKVGAKIKLKRIVDLDIETDRGVAVDKNVLSTDINDILEDPEIDIVIELIGGYEPAKTFILKAMNHGKHVVTANKALLAKHWEEILKTANDNNVRICFEASVGGGIPLLEPLNERLAANHIKSIYGIINGTANYILTKMTEEGLDFDEVLKEAQDKGYAEQDPTFDIEGHDTAQKLIILTILGFGTYVEQDKFHVEGISKIKQEDIEFIKNELGYSIKLLAIARIEEGKLEVRVHPTLISADHLLASVNGVFNGVYLVGDIVGPVMLYGPGAGMMPTASAVVGDCLDIMENMERPNIYGPKDTEVMEIKNIEDICSKYYLRLTVLDKPGVLHTISGILSRYDISLESVNQRRKNEGGEVPIFMVTHEALEKNIRSAVKEIDELDLVKEDTLFIRVLED, translated from the coding sequence ATGAAGGATATTTATAATGTTGGGCTCATTGGGTTTGGAACAATTGGAGCAGGAGTTGTAGAAACTTTCAACCGGAACCTGAACCTTATGGAGCAAAAAGTAGGTGCAAAAATAAAGCTTAAAAGAATCGTAGATCTGGATATTGAAACGGATAGGGGCGTAGCAGTAGATAAAAATGTTTTATCAACTGATATCAATGATATTCTGGAAGATCCAGAAATAGATATAGTAATAGAACTTATCGGGGGCTACGAACCTGCAAAGACATTCATTTTAAAAGCTATGAATCATGGAAAACACGTGGTCACAGCAAACAAAGCTTTACTTGCAAAACACTGGGAAGAAATCTTAAAAACTGCAAATGACAATAACGTCCGGATTTGCTTTGAGGCCAGCGTTGGGGGAGGTATTCCTCTACTTGAACCATTAAATGAAAGGCTTGCAGCAAACCACATTAAATCTATTTATGGTATCATAAACGGGACTGCAAACTATATTTTAACTAAAATGACTGAAGAAGGCCTTGATTTTGATGAAGTGTTAAAAGAAGCTCAAGATAAGGGTTATGCAGAACAGGATCCCACTTTTGATATTGAAGGGCATGACACTGCTCAAAAATTGATTATACTTACCATTTTAGGTTTTGGAACATATGTTGAGCAAGATAAATTCCATGTTGAAGGTATAAGTAAAATCAAACAGGAAGATATTGAATTCATCAAAAATGAACTGGGATACTCTATAAAGCTCCTTGCAATTGCAAGGATTGAAGAGGGAAAGCTTGAAGTAAGGGTGCACCCGACTTTAATTTCTGCAGATCATCTTCTTGCATCTGTAAATGGTGTTTTCAATGGTGTATATCTGGTTGGAGATATAGTTGGGCCAGTTATGTTATATGGGCCTGGTGCGGGAATGATGCCAACAGCAAGTGCTGTAGTTGGTGACTGTCTTGATATTATGGAAAATATGGAACGGCCTAACATATACGGTCCAAAAGACACAGAAGTCATGGAAATAAAAAATATTGAAGATATCTGTTCCAAATATTACCTGCGCCTTACTGTACTTGACAAACCAGGAGTTTTACATACAATATCTGGTATATTAAGCAGGTATGATATCAGCTTAGAATCTGTAAATCAGAGAAGGAAAAATGAAGGTGGAGAAGTTCCAATTTTCATGGTGACTCATGAGGCACTTGAAAAAAATATTAGAAGCGCCGTTAAAGAAATTGATGAGCTTGATTTAGTCAAAGAAGATACCCTCTTTATCCGGGTTTTGGAAGACTAA
- a CDS encoding cupin domain-containing protein: protein MEDIKGKVLKTADLIEYQDGSVVSREIIRKDTGTVTIFAFDKGEGLSEHTAPFDAMVQIIDGKAEITISGNKNVLETGEMIIMPANEPHALTALEKYKMVLTMIRS, encoded by the coding sequence ATGGAAGATATTAAAGGAAAAGTATTAAAAACTGCGGATTTAATTGAATACCAGGATGGTTCTGTTGTAAGCCGTGAGATAATAAGAAAAGACACAGGTACAGTAACCATATTTGCTTTTGATAAAGGGGAAGGGCTAAGCGAGCACACAGCCCCCTTTGACGCCATGGTTCAAATTATAGACGGTAAAGCCGAAATCACTATCTCAGGCAATAAAAATGTCTTAGAAACAGGTGAAATGATTATAATGCCTGCAAATGAGCCCCATGCATTGACGGCACTTGAAAAATACAAAATGGTCCTGACAATGATACGGTCTTAA
- a CDS encoding ABC transporter ATP-binding protein has protein sequence MSDTVMSLNNVHKIYGDFKALNGISLKVKKGQIFGYLGPNGSGKTTTIKLILGLIKPSSGDVRVLEQNPYINNNNVMQMRNLVGAMLEIDGLYEKLTGLQNILFWANLHNMNNQRARKSANEVIGAMNLSKWANVQVEKYSHGMRKRLAFARALVSDPQILILDEPTSGVDPESRYLIREMMKELAQNDKTIFFSSHDLDEVQKTCSNIAILNKGEVISYGALNDILSTFGARKLQVRLISVEDTQIFAKKLQNFGYNIKIDGQVISFYPKKDLNIFEIINPQKIVDTWKSESSLEEAYLNLVADNNR, from the coding sequence TTGTCAGACACAGTTATGAGCTTGAATAATGTCCATAAGATTTATGGGGACTTCAAAGCCCTAAATGGAATTTCACTCAAAGTCAAGAAGGGACAGATATTTGGATATCTTGGCCCTAATGGTTCAGGGAAAACTACCACTATAAAACTAATTTTAGGTCTTATTAAACCATCTTCAGGAGATGTCAGAGTATTAGAACAAAATCCATACATTAATAACAATAATGTAATGCAGATGAGAAATCTCGTGGGGGCCATGCTAGAAATAGATGGACTATATGAAAAATTAACAGGGCTACAGAATATCCTTTTTTGGGCCAACCTGCACAATATGAATAATCAAAGAGCAAGAAAATCTGCAAACGAGGTAATTGGCGCTATGAACCTATCTAAATGGGCTAATGTCCAAGTTGAAAAATATTCACATGGTATGCGCAAAAGGTTAGCTTTTGCAAGAGCTTTAGTATCCGATCCTCAAATTTTAATATTAGATGAACCAACTTCTGGAGTTGATCCAGAATCACGGTATTTAATTAGAGAAATGATGAAAGAGTTAGCACAAAATGATAAAACTATCTTTTTTTCTTCTCACGACTTAGATGAAGTGCAAAAAACCTGCTCAAACATTGCCATATTAAATAAAGGAGAAGTGATCTCATATGGTGCTTTGAATGATATTCTTAGCACATTTGGAGCACGTAAACTGCAGGTACGTCTGATATCTGTAGAAGATACCCAAATATTCGCCAAAAAATTGCAAAATTTTGGATATAATATTAAAATAGATGGCCAGGTAATTTCTTTTTATCCAAAAAAAGACTTGAACATTTTTGAAATAATAAATCCTCAAAAAATAGTTGATACTTGGAAATCTGAATCTTCCCTTGAAGAAGCTTATTTAAATTTGGTTGCAGATAATAACAGGTGA
- a CDS encoding CRISPR-associated protein Cas4: MIRVSSISEFVYCPVKAFLNHTKKNNIQTREMIHGKLVHEIRRGYEEITKQNMWRIKENIELEYIFSTIFKEVPLFIEKVSKKYSNNYEMDHSTLKNICGDLEDDLKLESQFLSLKIKKILNTTSKRGNEIAEMFFPQSLLEFSLKNEELNLRGKIDKIEVVNGVYYPVEVKTGMPPSKGVWLADALQVAACAVLMDYELNKEVLVGFVDYIKICERRPVVVNSVLHNKLFGVLDDMLTMFEKQEIPEFKLNKNKCEKCEYVDICEYYG; the protein is encoded by the coding sequence ATGATCAGAGTTTCTTCAATATCAGAATTTGTATACTGTCCCGTAAAAGCATTTTTAAACCATACCAAAAAGAACAATATTCAAACGCGTGAAATGATACATGGAAAACTGGTACATGAGATTAGAAGGGGTTATGAAGAGATTACAAAGCAAAACATGTGGCGTATAAAAGAGAATATTGAACTGGAATATATTTTTAGTACCATCTTTAAAGAAGTCCCTCTGTTTATCGAAAAGGTCTCAAAGAAGTACTCTAATAACTATGAAATGGATCATTCAACTTTAAAAAATATATGTGGAGATTTAGAGGATGATCTAAAATTAGAATCTCAATTTTTATCTTTAAAAATTAAAAAGATTTTAAACACCACCTCTAAACGGGGTAATGAAATTGCAGAAATGTTTTTCCCGCAGTCCCTTTTAGAGTTTTCCTTAAAAAATGAAGAACTTAATTTAAGGGGAAAAATTGACAAAATTGAAGTAGTAAATGGTGTTTATTACCCTGTGGAAGTTAAAACTGGAATGCCCCCATCTAAAGGTGTCTGGTTAGCAGATGCACTTCAAGTTGCAGCTTGCGCTGTTCTTATGGATTATGAACTTAATAAGGAAGTGCTGGTTGGTTTTGTTGATTATATTAAGATATGTGAACGGCGGCCGGTTGTTGTTAATTCAGTTTTGCATAATAAGCTTTTTGGAGTGTTGGATGATATGCTCACCATGTTTGAAAAGCAGGAAATTCCAGAATTCAAGTTAAATAAGAATAAATGCGAAAAATGTGAATATGTGGATATTTGTGAGTATTATGGTTGA
- a CDS encoding DUF5612 domain-containing protein, whose protein sequence is MEKIAITIKSVNKPGVLRDITDLMAKCGINIIYTHLFVEKDESASVYMELEDVKNREELKKNILKFEAVDHIEIHPSLTEIYGKRIIIIGGGAQVAQVAQGAITEADRHNIRGERISVDTIPLVGEEELADAVYAAGRLPRVEALVLAGSLMGGKISDAVAEIKEDHGVIVISLNMPGSVVKNADLVVTDPVQAGVMAVMAVADTAVFNIKKVKGKKF, encoded by the coding sequence ATGGAAAAGATTGCAATTACAATAAAATCTGTAAATAAACCAGGTGTTTTGAGGGATATTACAGATTTAATGGCAAAATGCGGGATAAATATTATATATACTCATCTTTTTGTGGAAAAAGATGAATCTGCTTCAGTATATATGGAACTAGAAGATGTTAAGAACAGGGAAGAACTTAAAAAGAATATTTTGAAGTTTGAAGCTGTTGATCACATCGAAATTCATCCTTCCTTAACTGAAATATACGGAAAAAGGATCATAATAATTGGAGGAGGAGCTCAGGTTGCTCAGGTTGCCCAAGGGGCCATAACTGAGGCAGATCGGCATAATATAAGGGGCGAACGCATTAGTGTCGATACAATACCCCTTGTAGGAGAAGAAGAACTTGCAGATGCAGTGTATGCTGCAGGAAGACTTCCAAGGGTAGAAGCACTGGTTCTTGCAGGATCACTTATGGGTGGTAAAATTTCAGACGCAGTTGCAGAAATTAAAGAAGATCACGGCGTAATTGTAATAAGCCTTAATATGCCAGGAAGTGTTGTAAAAAATGCAGATTTAGTGGTAACAGACCCTGTTCAAGCAGGCGTTATGGCAGTTATGGCTGTTGCAGATACTGCAGTTTTTAATATAAAAAAGGTTAAAGGAAAAAAATTTTAA
- a CDS encoding radical SAM/SPASM domain-containing protein: MNKIFPTLKKDYALHLGPKQSFIYPFAFGSNNTVYLINTDAAKILETCNGNISLDEIVKKFVNNPNDYAFLFKTFKLYLENSSFVELFDQPTSTNFRVTGNWNFPTPTHVSIELTYHCNFSCKHCYSESSPNKEQLWDKKKLFEVITDLARSGIRIIELTGGEPLTHPDFLSILKLCSQFFPLIGVNTNGYLLNKDHIKPFSKLKNRLFFQISLEGDNPRYVDTFCDKQGAFENSKRAIQILSKEGFITRAAMTVTPQNLNQVRNTAKLAKTLGATKFIIATVVPMGRGQSNDLIFSSGKLSELLNEADMLKKEFGDFVFDAPEALTKQIHEDEHLNCGAGSRSICITPNGNVKMCPMSNPNDLYLGNVYSEDLNTIFSRSLPLIMPEVEDPRPEICGLCENIDYCGHCLARGIQKYHEIGNSCPWGKTKKVSSMLKEAQKIVRHSYELE; the protein is encoded by the coding sequence ATGAATAAAATATTTCCTACATTGAAAAAGGATTATGCATTACATTTGGGGCCAAAGCAGAGTTTTATTTACCCATTTGCATTTGGAAGTAATAATACTGTTTATTTAATAAATACAGATGCTGCAAAAATACTTGAAACATGTAATGGCAATATAAGTTTAGATGAAATTGTTAAAAAATTTGTTAATAATCCTAATGACTATGCTTTTTTGTTTAAAACATTCAAATTGTATTTAGAGAATTCCAGTTTTGTTGAACTATTCGACCAACCTACATCAACTAATTTTAGAGTAACTGGAAACTGGAATTTTCCAACACCTACTCACGTTTCAATTGAGCTTACTTACCACTGTAATTTTTCATGCAAACACTGCTATTCTGAAAGTAGCCCAAATAAAGAGCAATTATGGGATAAAAAAAAGCTATTTGAAGTTATAACAGATTTAGCACGTTCTGGGATCCGAATAATTGAATTAACTGGCGGTGAACCTTTAACTCATCCGGATTTTCTTTCAATATTAAAACTTTGTTCACAGTTTTTCCCATTAATAGGAGTCAATACAAATGGATATTTATTGAATAAAGATCACATTAAACCATTCTCTAAACTCAAAAATAGATTATTTTTTCAAATAAGTCTAGAAGGAGATAACCCAAGATACGTTGATACTTTTTGTGATAAACAAGGGGCATTTGAGAATTCCAAAAGAGCAATTCAAATTTTAAGTAAAGAAGGGTTTATCACCAGGGCTGCTATGACAGTGACACCTCAAAACCTAAATCAAGTTCGAAACACTGCCAAATTAGCTAAAACGCTAGGAGCGACAAAATTTATAATAGCAACAGTAGTTCCCATGGGACGTGGCCAATCAAATGATTTAATCTTTTCTTCAGGAAAACTTTCAGAATTACTTAATGAAGCAGATATGCTTAAAAAAGAATTTGGAGATTTTGTATTTGATGCTCCCGAAGCTCTTACTAAACAAATACATGAAGATGAACACTTAAATTGCGGAGCAGGTAGCAGATCAATATGTATTACTCCTAATGGCAATGTAAAAATGTGTCCAATGTCCAATCCAAATGATCTATATTTAGGTAATGTTTACAGTGAAGATTTAAATACAATATTCTCAAGGAGCTTACCACTAATTATGCCCGAAGTGGAAGATCCTAGACCAGAAATATGCGGCTTATGTGAAAATATCGATTATTGTGGACACTGTCTAGCTCGAGGAATACAAAAATATCATGAAATAGGAAACTCTTGCCCATGGGGAAAAACCAAGAAAGTATCTTCAATGTTGAAGGAGGCTCAAAAGATTGTCAGACACAGTTATGAGCTTGAATAA
- a CDS encoding DNA polymerase subunit beta gives MRARTRDFIYTKDNLFFATTSYLHPEDRILSFLRYVPDPNGNRSKNGQKYSKVDSKQAYDFLGGKYPEYLFGPDDSLKMMGVPLNNVEKILKPEERLNEILNNSDNDELLKKVVKLAGIFHDQAGIPYSKMGVSGSILPGLYDPAVSDIDFVFYGLKNHRKAMDTFGEIKDKSDLKSISDKYWEHLYEKRIKDDTLSYEEFKWYEKRKNNRGVIDGTLFDILSTRDWDEITGKYGEEKYESLGTVKIECKVSDAIAAFDNPATYKIEDVNILEGSDADITEIASFTHTYSGQAKEGEEIIAKGKLEKVTDKNVRYRLVVGTTREALDEYIKLTKSPILSR, from the coding sequence ATGAGAGCCAGAACAAGAGATTTCATATACACTAAAGACAATTTATTCTTTGCCACAACTTCTTATCTGCATCCAGAAGACAGGATTCTTTCATTTTTGAGATATGTCCCTGATCCTAATGGTAACAGGTCTAAGAATGGCCAGAAATATTCTAAAGTGGACTCTAAACAGGCTTACGATTTTTTAGGGGGTAAATATCCGGAATATCTTTTTGGGCCTGATGACAGTCTTAAGATGATGGGCGTCCCATTAAATAATGTTGAAAAAATATTAAAACCAGAAGAACGTTTAAATGAAATATTAAATAACTCAGATAATGATGAACTGCTTAAAAAGGTTGTTAAATTGGCGGGTATCTTCCATGATCAGGCGGGTATTCCTTATTCAAAAATGGGGGTTTCTGGTTCAATTTTGCCGGGTTTATATGATCCAGCCGTTTCTGATATAGATTTTGTATTTTACGGACTTAAAAACCACAGGAAGGCAATGGATACCTTTGGAGAAATTAAAGACAAGAGTGATTTGAAGAGTATAAGTGACAAATACTGGGAGCACTTATACGAAAAGAGAATAAAAGATGACACATTAAGCTATGAAGAGTTCAAGTGGTATGAAAAACGTAAAAATAATAGAGGCGTAATCGACGGTACTCTTTTTGATATTCTTTCCACTCGTGACTGGGATGAAATAACAGGAAAATATGGGGAAGAAAAATACGAATCTTTGGGCACTGTAAAGATAGAATGTAAGGTATCTGATGCCATAGCAGCATTTGATAACCCCGCTACTTACAAAATTGAAGATGTTAACATTTTAGAAGGTTCTGATGCTGATATAACTGAAATTGCCTCATTTACTCATACTTATTCTGGACAGGCAAAAGAGGGTGAAGAAATAATTGCAAAGGGTAAATTAGAAAAAGTTACTGATAAAAATGTGAGGTATAGGCTTGTAGTTGGCACAACTAGAGAAGCTTTAGATGAATACATCAAACTGACAAAATCTCCGATTTTGTCGCGTTAA